TATCTCCCTTGCCTTCGCTGTATCAGGATGGCTATCAAATGCCTTTTGTGCATCAATAAAGGAAATATTTATCCCCCAAATTGGCATTACACCCAAAATCCCTATTAAAATTAGTTTTCTCATTTCTTTCCTCCTTTTATTTTTTTTATTACCCTATCTGCAACCTCTGGTATTGAAAGGGCTGATGTGTCAATTACATAATCAGCTGCCTCTTTATACAAAGCAAGCCTTGCTCTCAATATCCTTCTTATGGCAGATATAGGGTCATCTACCGAAAGGAGAGGCCTTTGTTTATCGCCTTTAATCCTTTCGTATATCACATCTTCCTTCGTTTTAAGGAAAAATATTGTTCCATTCTTCCTTAAATTCTCTACATTGTCCCAATTAAGGACAATCCCTCCACCCGTTGCAATCACGCATCGGTCAAAATTTGATACCTCAGATATCACCTCCTTTTCCTTTTCTCTAAAGTATTTCTCTCCCTTTTCTTTAAAAATTTTTTTTATTTTCATTTTTTCTCTTTCCTCTATCATATCATCTGTGCTTATGTATTGCATATTTAAAATTTTAGAAAGACAAGCTCCCACAGAGCTTTTTCCAGAACCCATAAAACCTATCAAAACGATATTACCATTTAACATTAAATTGCCTTTTCTTCCCACCCTTTTCGCTAAAACAGAGAAACCCCTGTTTTTTACCAAGCTCATATATCTC
This portion of the bacterium genome encodes:
- a CDS encoding shikimate kinase, with translation MGSGKSSVGACLSKILNMQYISTDDMIEEREKMKIKKIFKEKGEKYFREKEKEVISEVSNFDRCVIATGGGIVLNWDNVENLRKNGTIFFLKTKEDVIYERIKGDKQRPLLSVDDPISAIRRILRARLALYKEAADYVIDTSALSIPEVADRVIKKIKGGKK